A single region of the Elusimicrobiota bacterium genome encodes:
- a CDS encoding NAD-dependent epimerase/dehydratase family protein, translated as MKEKIFITGASGFIGKAAVATLINKGYDIASWRHRPGANIPEHLRRTRMYTGDLSDLNQETTRQLREALSGARTVLHLAAKTPEAAHSRNEFQKHNVDMTQRLIAAAQEARVERFIFVSTQSVTARRLSDYAQSKKTAEEAVQQSGLDYVIVRPAIVYGPGDLGLFAKLVRLINAFPVIPFPDSPAEFQPVLLDDVARTLAGLVESNGLKLVDIAGPDAVTLKQWIGRIAQVMNKQRLFIPIPMPVAFAGARTLSLILKKPPITVDNLRGLAEASRVDIGSMRGLGIEPLPLAEGLRRTFAS; from the coding sequence ATGAAAGAAAAAATTTTCATCACCGGAGCGTCCGGCTTTATCGGAAAAGCCGCCGTTGCTACGCTGATCAACAAAGGTTATGACATCGCCTCCTGGCGGCATCGGCCCGGAGCGAATATTCCCGAACATTTGCGCCGGACGCGAATGTACACCGGCGATTTGAGCGATTTAAACCAGGAGACCACCCGTCAATTGCGCGAGGCTTTAAGCGGAGCCCGGACTGTCCTGCATTTGGCCGCCAAGACTCCGGAAGCCGCCCATTCCCGGAATGAATTTCAAAAACACAATGTGGACATGACCCAACGCTTAATCGCAGCCGCGCAGGAAGCGAGGGTTGAGCGTTTTATTTTTGTCAGCACCCAGTCGGTGACCGCCCGCCGCTTAAGCGACTACGCGCAAAGCAAAAAAACGGCGGAGGAAGCTGTTCAACAATCAGGCCTCGATTACGTCATCGTCCGGCCCGCCATTGTGTACGGGCCGGGTGATTTGGGATTATTTGCCAAACTTGTGCGTTTGATCAATGCGTTTCCCGTCATCCCTTTTCCCGACTCACCCGCTGAGTTTCAACCGGTTTTACTTGATGATGTGGCCCGAACTCTGGCCGGGCTCGTCGAATCAAACGGGCTCAAGCTCGTGGACATCGCGGGTCCGGATGCCGTCACCCTCAAGCAATGGATCGGGCGAATCGCGCAAGTCATGAATAAACAACGCCTATTCATCCCCATCCCCATGCCTGTGGCCTTTGCCGGGGCCCGGACGCTTTCCCTGATTCTCAAAAAGCCGCCCATCACCGTGGATAATCTGCGTGGATTGGCCGAGGCCTCTCGCGTGGATATCGGGTCCATGCGCGGCTTGGGCATCGAACCCTTGCCTTTGGCCGAGGGATTGCGCCGCACCTTCGCCTCATGA
- a CDS encoding class I SAM-dependent methyltransferase: protein MAHFFKHSSYKNLDQDSAQSAILQAQIFKTKKPLRDFHECVYKDMVRRREEIAAGVEGLEIEIGSGGGFFKEIRPQAITTDVKPVPGLDRVLDARSFPFDNESTAAIYAFACLHHIPEIRRFFKEALRILKPGGVIVAVEPYWGLTAKILFTHFHEEPFNAKAKTWEFPSTGPMSGANQALSYLLLKRDREQFQQEFPDFQLRFHRPFSFIEYLCTGGNWRPQLAPTAFFPVLRWIDNVALAPLMPVLAIHHAFVLQRRRS, encoded by the coding sequence TTGGCTCATTTTTTCAAGCATTCTTCCTATAAAAATCTCGACCAAGACAGCGCCCAAAGCGCGATTCTTCAAGCTCAAATTTTTAAGACAAAAAAGCCCCTGCGCGATTTTCACGAATGCGTCTATAAGGACATGGTGCGCCGGCGCGAGGAAATAGCGGCCGGGGTTGAGGGTCTGGAAATCGAAATCGGCAGCGGCGGCGGGTTCTTTAAAGAAATCCGGCCCCAGGCCATCACCACGGATGTCAAACCTGTGCCGGGCTTGGATCGCGTGCTCGACGCCCGGTCCTTTCCCTTCGACAATGAATCCACGGCCGCCATTTATGCTTTTGCCTGCCTGCACCATATTCCGGAGATCCGGCGCTTTTTTAAGGAAGCCCTGCGGATTTTAAAGCCGGGCGGCGTTATTGTCGCGGTTGAGCCTTATTGGGGATTGACCGCGAAAATCCTGTTCACTCATTTTCACGAAGAGCCTTTCAATGCCAAGGCTAAAACCTGGGAATTTCCCTCCACGGGTCCCATGAGCGGCGCCAACCAAGCCTTAAGCTACCTTCTCCTCAAAAGAGACCGGGAGCAATTTCAACAAGAATTCCCCGATTTTCAATTGCGCTTTCATCGCCCTTTCAGCTTTATCGAATACCTGTGCACCGGGGGCAATTGGCGGCCCCAATTGGCGCCCACGGCTTTTTTTCCCGTTCTGCGCTGGATCGATAACGTTGCGCTGGCTCCATTGATGCCGGTTTTAGCCATTCACCATGCCTTTGTCCTTCAGCGGCGGCGCTCATGA